A portion of the uncultured Bacteroides sp. genome contains these proteins:
- a CDS encoding ATP-dependent 6-phosphofructokinase has product MRIGILTAGGDCPGINATIRGVCKTAINHYGMEVVGIHSGFQGLLDIDVENFTDNSLSGLLNQGGTVLGTSREKPFKKAGADSNVNKPELIRQNIEKLGLDCIVCIGGNGTQKTAAKFAAMGVNIVSVPKTIDNDIWGTDFSFGFDSAVSIATDAIDRLHSTASSHKRVMVIEVMGHKAGWIALYSGMAGGGDVILLPEIPFQMNAVCETIMNRLKRGKAYSIVVVAEGIQTDGNKRVAEYIAQQIETETGLETRETVLGYIQRGGSPTPFDRNLSTRMGGHATELIANGQFGRMIALVGNDITSIPLEEVAGKSNLVTEDHDLVVQGRRMGVCFG; this is encoded by the coding sequence ATGAGAATAGGTATATTAACTGCTGGTGGTGACTGTCCGGGCATCAATGCTACGATTCGTGGCGTGTGCAAAACAGCGATTAATCACTATGGTATGGAAGTGGTTGGCATACATAGTGGCTTTCAGGGATTGTTGGATATAGATGTCGAAAACTTTACAGACAATTCTTTGTCCGGCTTGCTCAACCAGGGGGGTACGGTACTTGGTACTTCTCGCGAGAAACCTTTTAAGAAGGCGGGTGCAGATTCAAATGTAAATAAACCTGAGCTGATAAGGCAGAATATAGAGAAATTAGGTTTGGACTGCATTGTGTGCATTGGCGGAAATGGCACACAAAAGACAGCCGCCAAGTTTGCTGCTATGGGCGTGAATATCGTTTCTGTGCCTAAGACCATCGATAACGATATCTGGGGTACCGACTTCTCTTTCGGCTTCGATTCTGCCGTCAGCATCGCTACGGATGCCATAGATCGCCTGCATTCTACTGCCAGTTCTCATAAACGGGTGATGGTGATTGAAGTGATGGGGCACAAAGCCGGATGGATAGCCCTCTATTCGGGTATGGCCGGTGGTGGAGATGTAATTCTCCTGCCGGAAATCCCTTTTCAGATGAATGCGGTATGTGAAACGATTATGAATCGCCTTAAACGGGGAAAGGCTTACTCCATCGTCGTGGTAGCCGAAGGAATACAAACGGATGGAAACAAACGTGTGGCGGAATACATTGCTCAGCAGATTGAAACCGAAACCGGATTGGAGACGCGTGAAACGGTCTTGGGATATATTCAACGAGGTGGTTCGCCCACTCCTTTTGATCGGAACCTGTCTACCCGGATGGGCGGGCATGCTACTGAGCTGATAGCCAACGGACAGTTTGGCAGGATGATTGCACTAGTGGGAAATGACATCACCTCTATTCCTTTAGAAGAAGTAGCCGGTAAATCGAATTTAGTGACCGAAGATCACGATTTAGTTGTTCAGGGCAGGCGAATGGGGGTCTGTTTCGGTTAA
- a CDS encoding Ig-like domain-containing protein gives MLNGKYHNRKRFIHTALAVTTLVAAFYSCANVGHPEGGPIDTTPPRVVGSSPVAGAHNNKKSKIVIEFDEFIKLEKANEKVVVSPPQVQQPEIKTNGKKVSVNLLDSLKANTTYTIDFSDAIVDNNESNPLGNFAFTFSTGAVIDTMMVSGTVLEASNLEPIKGILVGLHSNLDDSAFVKKPFDRVARTDSRGHFSIRGIAPGKYRIYALQDADQNFAFSQKSEALAFNDSLIIPSLQERLRQDTTWIDSLTVDTIMERKYTHYLPDNVVLRSFLEERHSQYLQKSERLSPEKFSLYFADRADTLPTIKGLNFNERDAFIIEKTSKNDTLHYWVKDSLIYKQDTLRMSLRYLFTDTLNQLVVRTDTLNLLVKKAKGGTNKEQQQPKKKKKGHENDPEPTVFLAMTPHVPSPMNVYDTINFVFEKPLKEYNSKAIHLKQKVDSLLWKDVPFVFERDSLELRKYNLLCNWDPNMDYELTVDSMAFQGLYGLHSDKLKQAFKVRSLDEYGAIFFNVSGIDTTAFVELLDAQDKVLLKAPVIEGKADFYYLNPGKYCARLVEDVNGNGIWDTGNYAEKRQPEKVYYYTQILDLKALWEIEQDWNVNAKPLDKQKLDELKKQKPDEDKKKKTRKNNQRR, from the coding sequence ATGTTAAACGGAAAGTATCATAACAGAAAGCGGTTTATCCACACCGCATTGGCAGTAACGACATTGGTTGCTGCATTCTATTCTTGTGCTAATGTAGGACATCCCGAAGGAGGCCCTATCGACACAACTCCACCACGGGTGGTCGGTAGCTCTCCCGTTGCCGGAGCTCATAACAATAAGAAAAGTAAAATAGTCATTGAGTTTGATGAATTTATCAAGCTCGAGAAGGCCAATGAAAAAGTGGTTGTTTCGCCTCCGCAGGTGCAACAGCCGGAGATTAAAACTAATGGTAAGAAGGTCTCGGTGAATTTGCTCGATTCCTTAAAGGCGAACACAACCTATACCATTGATTTTTCCGATGCGATAGTGGATAATAACGAGAGCAATCCGTTAGGTAATTTTGCCTTTACATTCTCAACGGGAGCAGTGATAGATACCATGATGGTTTCCGGAACAGTACTCGAAGCATCTAATTTGGAACCGATAAAAGGTATCTTGGTTGGTTTGCATTCTAATCTAGACGATTCGGCGTTCGTAAAGAAACCCTTCGACCGTGTGGCCAGAACGGATAGTCGCGGACATTTCTCTATTCGTGGAATAGCACCGGGTAAGTATCGCATTTATGCTTTACAGGATGCTGATCAGAATTTTGCTTTCTCACAGAAAAGTGAGGCATTGGCTTTCAACGATTCACTCATCATACCAAGTTTGCAAGAGCGCTTGCGTCAAGATACCACTTGGATCGATTCTCTTACGGTAGATACTATTATGGAGCGCAAGTACACTCATTATCTACCCGACAATGTGGTTCTTCGTTCGTTTCTGGAAGAGAGGCATTCCCAGTATCTGCAGAAAAGCGAACGATTGTCGCCGGAGAAGTTCTCTCTCTACTTTGCTGACAGGGCCGATACATTACCTACTATTAAAGGGCTGAACTTCAATGAGAGAGATGCTTTTATTATTGAAAAAACCTCTAAGAACGATACCCTTCACTACTGGGTAAAGGATTCACTCATCTATAAACAGGATACATTACGCATGAGTTTGCGTTATCTCTTTACCGACACACTCAATCAACTTGTTGTTCGTACGGATACACTCAATCTGTTGGTGAAGAAGGCAAAGGGTGGAACTAATAAAGAGCAACAGCAACCCAAGAAGAAAAAGAAAGGGCATGAGAACGATCCGGAACCAACGGTATTTTTGGCGATGACGCCTCATGTTCCGTCACCGATGAATGTTTATGATACGATCAATTTTGTCTTTGAAAAGCCTCTGAAAGAATATAACAGTAAGGCGATTCACCTGAAACAGAAGGTAGATTCTTTGTTGTGGAAAGATGTTCCGTTTGTCTTTGAACGAGACTCCCTTGAACTGCGCAAGTATAACTTGTTGTGCAACTGGGATCCGAATATGGATTATGAATTGACTGTCGATTCCATGGCATTTCAGGGTCTCTATGGCTTGCATAGCGACAAGCTGAAGCAGGCTTTCAAGGTACGATCGCTTGATGAATACGGTGCGATCTTCTTTAATGTTAGCGGAATAGATACTACTGCGTTTGTAGAGCTACTCGACGCGCAGGATAAAGTATTGCTGAAAGCTCCTGTAATTGAGGGAAAGGCCGACTTCTACTATCTCAACCCCGGGAAATATTGCGCCCGACTTGTGGAAGATGTAAATGGCAACGGAATCTGGGACACAGGCAATTATGCAGAAAAACGTCAACCTGAGAAGGTGTATTACTATACACAAATACTTGATTTGAAGGCCCTTTGGGAGATAGAGCAAGACTGGAATGTAAATGCTAAACCTTTAGATAAACAAAAACTAGACGAACTTAAAAAACAAAAACCTGATGAAGATAAGAAAAAGAAGACTAGAAAGAATAACCAAAGAAGGTAG
- a CDS encoding SNF2-related protein — translation MKENLIPTKIVIVLMQHPVLGALLVPYTAERKADGTIRLIEQAFHASHAVIDKMNEAEQKSIEIASHYTEKYLMKIYSKEKNSSDFFRKLTDKTLKEIVRPYIEKKLLEMVELIQAQKLPLYEKQTGTNLMYDHNVYLTTPHPTETAFRFTATEEQFSYTIQCSRAGKIVPLQDKKPVIVLTSSPASMLMGKELHVFQNIESARILPFTHKTSVSVNASFTAKYMEKIVVPAIRRHEVVTSGLNIIEEIRKCEAILSVDESIAAEKALLLTFRYDDKIFSPNASTAPKVVWFCEEEKGIRYFKRDMEYEKEIIRLLKESGLKQVNDGHFALRQTEPIKLLPEWIAENKEMLSTRFKLVNARTDSDYYLSDIRIEQTYTDELDWFELHITVIIGDLRIPFIRFKKHILEGIKEYILPDGQTVILPEEWFSKYSDLFEMGEEKEKTIRLNRPFIGILQSIITPDKEEKVHVYQPKKIVETPKHFNAKLRRYQQEGLSWMVHLSEHRFSGCLADDMGLGKTIQTLALLQYRYNKVDSQPAAEEKSSAADVDENGQLSLFAPPLKKKRPASLIVVPTSLLHNWRKEAARFTNLSVYEYAGGNQKQPNPTKTFKKHQIILTSYGIMRNNIQTLSQYPFEYIVLDESQNIKNSDSLTSQAAFQLRGKQKLVLTGTPIENSLKDLWSQFHFLQPELLGTESEFNKQFIAPIRQGDERMKQRLRHIIEPFILRRSKYEVAPELPSLTEEILYCDMAEEQHTIYEKEKNSLRNILLDIKTNEHKHQNLTILNGIMRLRQLACHPQMVFDDFTQDSGKLEEIVNTFETLQSEGHKVLIFSSFVKHLELIAEAFEKRGWPYAMLTGTTLKREEEIDRFSEDDNIRAFLISLKAGGVGLNLTQADYIFIVDPWWNPAAEMQAVSRAHRIGQEKQVMAYRFITQGSIEEKIVQLQEEKRKLAEAFITDNNPLETLTDSEWQKLLE, via the coding sequence ATGAAAGAAAACCTCATCCCTACCAAAATTGTTATTGTATTAATGCAGCACCCTGTACTGGGAGCATTGCTAGTGCCTTATACTGCCGAAAGAAAGGCGGATGGTACCATCCGTCTCATTGAGCAAGCTTTTCACGCATCGCATGCCGTGATAGACAAGATGAACGAGGCAGAGCAAAAGTCCATTGAGATAGCCAGCCACTATACGGAAAAGTATCTGATGAAAATCTACTCGAAAGAGAAGAACAGCAGTGATTTTTTTCGTAAGTTGACTGATAAAACGCTCAAAGAGATCGTCCGCCCATATATTGAGAAGAAGTTGCTCGAAATGGTAGAGCTTATTCAGGCTCAGAAGCTTCCTCTTTATGAGAAGCAAACCGGAACAAACCTAATGTATGACCACAACGTTTATCTAACAACACCTCATCCTACAGAAACAGCCTTTCGCTTTACTGCTACCGAAGAGCAGTTTAGCTATACGATACAGTGTAGCCGCGCAGGCAAAATCGTGCCATTACAAGATAAAAAACCTGTCATAGTGCTTACCTCCTCCCCGGCTTCAATGCTGATGGGAAAAGAATTGCATGTATTCCAAAATATCGAATCGGCACGGATACTTCCTTTTACACACAAGACATCGGTTAGTGTGAACGCATCGTTCACTGCTAAGTACATGGAAAAGATTGTTGTACCCGCCATCAGGCGCCATGAGGTCGTCACATCGGGCTTGAACATCATCGAAGAAATAAGAAAATGCGAAGCCATCCTCTCGGTGGATGAAAGCATTGCTGCAGAAAAAGCATTGTTACTGACGTTCCGCTACGACGATAAGATCTTTTCACCCAATGCATCAACAGCGCCAAAGGTTGTTTGGTTTTGTGAAGAAGAGAAAGGCATTCGCTACTTCAAACGAGACATGGAGTACGAGAAAGAAATAATCCGATTGCTCAAAGAGTCGGGACTGAAACAAGTTAACGACGGGCATTTCGCTTTGCGACAAACAGAACCGATAAAACTATTGCCCGAATGGATTGCAGAGAACAAAGAGATGCTCTCCACACGTTTTAAATTAGTGAATGCGAGAACAGATAGTGACTACTACCTGAGCGACATACGCATAGAGCAAACTTATACAGATGAGCTCGATTGGTTCGAGCTGCACATCACTGTGATCATTGGCGATCTGCGGATTCCTTTCATCCGCTTTAAAAAGCATATACTCGAAGGAATCAAAGAATACATCTTACCCGACGGACAAACGGTTATCCTGCCCGAAGAGTGGTTCAGCAAGTACAGCGATTTGTTCGAAATGGGCGAAGAAAAGGAGAAGACAATTCGGCTGAACAGACCGTTTATCGGCATATTGCAGTCAATCATCACTCCGGATAAAGAAGAAAAGGTACACGTTTACCAACCCAAGAAAATAGTAGAAACGCCCAAGCATTTCAACGCAAAGTTGCGTCGCTATCAGCAAGAAGGATTATCGTGGATGGTTCACTTGTCGGAACATCGATTCAGCGGTTGCCTGGCCGATGACATGGGATTGGGTAAAACCATACAAACGCTGGCGTTGCTGCAATACAGATACAACAAAGTGGACTCTCAACCTGCTGCTGAAGAGAAGTCATCAGCAGCCGATGTCGATGAAAACGGGCAATTATCACTCTTCGCTCCACCACTGAAGAAGAAAAGGCCTGCCTCACTCATTGTAGTGCCTACTTCATTGCTGCACAACTGGAGAAAAGAGGCAGCTCGCTTCACCAATCTATCGGTATACGAATATGCGGGTGGCAATCAAAAACAGCCCAATCCAACGAAGACGTTCAAGAAACATCAAATTATCCTCACCAGCTACGGCATCATGAGGAATAACATTCAAACGCTAAGCCAATATCCGTTTGAATACATTGTGCTGGACGAAAGTCAGAACATCAAAAACAGCGATTCTCTGACCTCACAGGCTGCTTTTCAATTGAGAGGTAAACAGAAGTTAGTACTTACAGGTACGCCCATCGAAAACTCGCTGAAAGACCTGTGGTCACAATTCCATTTCCTCCAGCCGGAACTGTTGGGCACCGAAAGTGAGTTCAATAAGCAATTCATCGCTCCCATCCGTCAGGGCGACGAGCGGATGAAACAACGGCTGAGGCACATCATCGAGCCATTCATTCTGCGCCGTAGCAAATACGAAGTAGCACCGGAATTGCCTTCGCTCACCGAGGAGATTCTTTATTGCGACATGGCAGAAGAACAACATACCATCTACGAGAAAGAGAAAAATAGTTTGCGAAACATCTTGCTGGACATTAAGACCAACGAGCACAAACACCAGAACCTCACCATACTGAACGGCATCATGAGGTTACGCCAATTGGCCTGTCATCCTCAGATGGTTTTTGATGATTTCACCCAAGATTCGGGCAAACTGGAAGAGATCGTCAACACCTTTGAAACGCTTCAAAGTGAGGGACACAAGGTACTCATCTTCTCCTCTTTCGTGAAGCATTTGGAGTTGATAGCCGAAGCTTTTGAGAAACGTGGATGGCCGTATGCCATGCTCACGGGAACGACCTTAAAGCGCGAGGAAGAGATCGATCGCTTTTCGGAGGATGATAACATCCGGGCTTTTCTCATCTCCCTAAAAGCAGGAGGTGTAGGCCTCAACCTAACGCAGGCCGACTATATCTTCATCGTCGACCCATGGTGGAATCCGGCAGCAGAGATGCAAGCCGTCAGTCGCGCTCACCGCATCGGGCAGGAGAAGCAAGTCATGGCCTACCGATTCATCACGCAAGGCAGCATCGAGGAGAAAATTGTGCAACTGCAAGAAGAAAAGAGAAAGCTGGCTGAGGCATTCATCACGGACAACAATCCACTGGAGACACTCACGGACAGTGAATGGCAAAAACTATTGGAATAA
- the rnc gene encoding ribonuclease III translates to MLRNKIDEIRLLFRKDRESYLCFYRILGFYPHDIRVYEQALLHKSTSLRSEKGRPINNERLEFLGDAILDAIVADIVYKHFDGKREGFLTNTRSKIVQRETLNKLAVEIGLDKLIKSAARSSSHNSYMYGNAFEAFIGAIYMDRGYKRCKAFVEEKIITPYIDLDKLSRKEVNFKSKLIEWSQKNKVEVSFELIEQFLDQESNPVFQTEVLVERVSAGSGAGYSKKESQQNAAQMALKKIKSTPDFLASIEEAKALLNAVAEEEMPVEEALKEETLEEDSKERLKIERDTEAKIKEVPYKEETSSTLTETDPHSPALNN, encoded by the coding sequence GTGTTACGTAATAAGATAGACGAGATAAGGCTCCTGTTCCGCAAGGACAGAGAGTCTTATCTTTGTTTTTATCGGATACTTGGTTTCTATCCTCACGACATCCGAGTTTACGAACAAGCACTCCTACACAAATCAACCTCTCTTCGTTCTGAAAAAGGAAGGCCAATAAATAATGAGCGACTGGAGTTCTTGGGTGATGCCATCCTCGACGCCATCGTTGCCGATATTGTTTACAAGCACTTCGACGGCAAAAGAGAAGGCTTCCTGACCAATACACGTTCTAAGATTGTGCAACGCGAAACGTTGAATAAACTGGCAGTGGAAATTGGCTTAGACAAGCTGATAAAATCTGCCGCACGATCTTCATCTCACAACAGCTACATGTACGGCAATGCTTTCGAAGCATTCATCGGAGCCATCTATATGGACCGTGGATACAAGCGTTGCAAAGCATTTGTGGAAGAAAAAATCATCACTCCTTACATCGACCTCGATAAACTATCCCGCAAGGAGGTCAACTTCAAATCGAAACTGATAGAGTGGAGCCAGAAGAATAAAGTGGAGGTTTCATTCGAGCTCATCGAGCAGTTTCTGGATCAAGAATCAAATCCGGTATTCCAGACGGAAGTACTCGTCGAGCGCGTCTCTGCGGGCTCAGGAGCAGGATATTCTAAAAAAGAATCGCAACAGAATGCAGCTCAAATGGCTCTAAAGAAGATTAAAAGTACTCCTGACTTCTTAGCAAGCATTGAAGAAGCCAAAGCTCTTTTGAATGCAGTAGCCGAAGAGGAAATGCCTGTAGAAGAAGCATTGAAAGAAGAGACGCTGGAAGAAGACTCCAAAGAAAGGCTCAAAATAGAAAGAGATACAGAGGCAAAGATTAAAGAAGTCCCATACAAAGAAGAGACTTCATCCACTTTAACCGAAACAGACCCCCATTCGCCTGCCCTGAACAACTAA
- a CDS encoding DUF3108 domain-containing protein, producing the protein MKIRKRRLERITKEGRGFGLMLLLIVGSLALALPAKAQCETKNDAFKSGELVMYDLFFNWKFIWTKAGFASLTTNATTYNGKPSYRMNMLAIGSKKADFFFKMRDTVTCVIGEELQPYYFKKAAEEGKRYTIDEARFSYHNGVCYVKQKRTHRDGKVTTSDYNDSRCIYDMLSILAQARSYDPVDYKVGQHIKFPMTTGRKVEEQTLIYRGKKSFTAENDTTYRCLVFSLVEYKKGSEKEVITFYVTDDKNHLPVRLDLYLNFGSAKAFLRSVSGNRHPLTSIIPN; encoded by the coding sequence ATGAAGATAAGAAAAAGAAGACTAGAAAGAATAACCAAAGAAGGTAGAGGGTTTGGGTTAATGCTGCTTTTGATAGTGGGTTCTCTAGCTCTTGCTCTTCCGGCAAAGGCGCAGTGCGAAACAAAGAATGATGCTTTCAAATCAGGTGAACTTGTGATGTACGACTTGTTCTTTAACTGGAAGTTCATCTGGACAAAAGCCGGATTTGCTAGTCTTACGACTAATGCAACGACCTACAATGGCAAACCTTCCTATCGGATGAACATGCTTGCAATAGGCAGCAAAAAAGCCGATTTCTTCTTTAAGATGCGGGATACGGTGACATGTGTCATTGGTGAGGAACTTCAACCTTATTATTTTAAAAAGGCTGCTGAAGAGGGTAAGAGATATACCATTGATGAGGCTCGTTTCTCTTATCATAATGGCGTGTGCTATGTGAAGCAAAAGAGAACGCATCGTGATGGAAAGGTTACAACATCGGACTATAACGATAGTCGATGTATTTATGACATGCTTAGCATTTTGGCACAAGCCCGCTCGTATGATCCTGTCGATTATAAGGTGGGGCAACATATAAAGTTTCCCATGACTACCGGACGCAAGGTGGAGGAACAGACGCTAATCTATCGGGGGAAAAAGAGTTTTACTGCGGAGAATGACACCACTTATCGTTGCCTTGTCTTCTCTTTAGTTGAATATAAGAAAGGGTCGGAAAAGGAGGTGATTACTTTTTATGTCACTGATGATAAGAACCACCTTCCTGTGCGCCTCGATTTATATCTGAACTTTGGTTCGGCAAAAGCCTTTCTGCGTAGTGTCAGCGGCAACAGACACCCGCTCACCTCCATTATTCCAAACTAA
- a CDS encoding GH3 auxin-responsive promoter family protein yields MNSTKIISKLFNSRLKEIDLFATQAGEIQHNVLNRLLKQAADTEWGRKYDYKTISNYDEFKKRLPIQTYDDVKPYVERLRAGEKNLIWPSEIRWFAKSSGTTNDKSKFLPVSKEALKDIHYKGGADAMALYFRMNPDSRFFSGKGLILGGSHSPNLNSNHSLVGDLSAILIQNVNPLVNLIRVPGKKIALMGEWESKIEAIANSTIHTNVTNLSGVPSWFLVLIKRILEKTGKHTLEEVWPNLEVFFHGGVSFTPYRDQYEQVIHSDKMHYVETYNASEGYFGTQNDLSDPAMLLMIDYGIFYEFIPLEEVGKEDPKVYSLEEVELNKNYALVISTSCGLWRYMIGDTVKFTNNRPYKFIITGRTKHFINAFGEELIIDNAEKGLAKACADTGAQVCEYSAAPVFMDENAKCRHQWMIEFAKMPDSIEHFAAVLDKTLKEVNSDYEAKRWKDIALQPLEVIPARKGLFHDWLKEKGKLGGQHKVPRLSNHRQYIEEMILLNQA; encoded by the coding sequence ATGAATAGTACCAAAATCATAAGTAAACTTTTTAATTCACGTTTAAAAGAAATAGACCTATTTGCCACGCAGGCGGGAGAGATACAGCACAATGTATTGAATCGCTTACTTAAACAAGCGGCCGACACTGAATGGGGAAGAAAATATGACTACAAGACGATCTCAAACTACGATGAGTTTAAGAAGCGCCTCCCCATACAAACTTATGATGATGTTAAGCCTTATGTAGAGCGTTTGCGTGCAGGAGAGAAGAACCTGATTTGGCCTTCGGAAATACGTTGGTTTGCCAAGTCATCGGGAACCACAAATGATAAAAGTAAATTTCTGCCGGTAAGCAAGGAAGCGCTGAAGGACATTCACTATAAAGGGGGTGCAGATGCCATGGCTTTGTACTTCAGGATGAACCCCGATAGCCGATTCTTTTCAGGTAAAGGATTAATATTGGGTGGAAGCCACAGCCCTAATCTGAATTCAAACCATAGTTTGGTGGGCGACTTATCTGCCATACTGATACAAAACGTGAATCCGCTGGTCAACTTAATCCGCGTACCCGGCAAGAAGATTGCGCTGATGGGCGAATGGGAAAGCAAAATAGAAGCAATAGCCAACAGCACCATACACACCAATGTAACCAACTTATCGGGTGTTCCCTCTTGGTTTCTGGTGCTGATAAAGCGCATTCTCGAGAAGACAGGAAAGCATACACTGGAGGAGGTGTGGCCCAATCTGGAAGTATTCTTCCACGGTGGCGTCAGTTTCACCCCCTATCGCGATCAATACGAACAGGTGATTCATTCTGACAAGATGCACTACGTAGAGACATACAATGCCTCTGAGGGGTATTTTGGGACTCAAAATGATCTTTCTGATCCGGCCATGCTGCTGATGATCGATTACGGTATCTTTTACGAGTTTATCCCATTGGAGGAAGTAGGCAAAGAAGATCCGAAAGTATATAGTCTCGAAGAAGTGGAACTCAATAAGAACTACGCATTGGTCATCTCTACTTCGTGCGGACTTTGGCGATACATGATTGGCGACACAGTGAAGTTCACCAACAACCGTCCTTACAAATTTATCATCACAGGTCGCACCAAACACTTCATTAATGCCTTTGGCGAGGAGTTGATCATTGACAATGCAGAGAAGGGCTTAGCCAAAGCTTGCGCCGACACAGGTGCACAAGTGTGCGAATATTCTGCCGCACCCGTCTTCATGGACGAAAACGCCAAGTGCCGCCATCAATGGATGATAGAATTTGCCAAGATGCCCGATTCGATAGAACATTTTGCCGCAGTACTCGATAAAACATTGAAGGAAGTAAACTCCGATTACGAGGCAAAGCGCTGGAAAGATATCGCCCTGCAACCGCTAGAGGTGATACCCGCACGCAAAGGACTGTTTCACGATTGGCTCAAAGAAAAAGGAAAGCTGGGGGGCCAGCACAAAGTTCCTCGTTTGAGCAATCACCGACAGTATATTGAAGAAATGATCTTACTAAACCAAGCTTAA
- the cysS gene encoding cysteine--tRNA ligase, with protein MEHQLTIYNTLDRKKEQFVPLHAPHVGMYVCGPTVYGDAHLGHARPAITFDLLFRYLTHLGYKVRYVRNITDVGHLEHDADEGEDKIAKKARLEQLEPMEVVQYYVNRYHHAMEALNVLPPSIEPHASGHIIEQIQLVKEILDNGYAYESKGSVYFDVPKYNKDHHYGKLSGRNIDDLLNTTRELDGQEEKHNSADFALWKRAQPEHIMRWPSPWSNGFPGWHCECTAMGRKYLGDHFDIHGGGMDLVFPHHECEIAQSVASQGDDMVHYWMHNNMITVNGTKMGKSLGNFITLDEFFAGSHAMLTQAYSPMTIRFFILQAHYRSTVDFSNEALQASDKGLQRLMEAVDGLDKIKTSASSDVDVKSIRAKCYEAMNDDLNSPIVISHLFDGAKIINNILAGNNTISEADLEELKAVFHLFLFDILGLKEEVGSSDGREAAYGRVVDMLLEQRMKAKANKDWATSDQIRNELTALGFEIKDTKDGRCEWRLNK; from the coding sequence ATGGAGCACCAACTGACGATTTACAACACTTTAGACAGAAAAAAGGAACAGTTCGTTCCTCTACATGCACCACACGTAGGCATGTATGTGTGCGGACCAACAGTTTACGGAGATGCCCATCTGGGACATGCCCGTCCGGCCATCACTTTCGACTTGCTCTTTCGTTACCTCACTCACTTGGGATATAAAGTGCGCTATGTACGCAATATCACCGATGTAGGGCACTTGGAGCACGATGCCGATGAAGGTGAAGACAAGATAGCCAAAAAGGCTCGACTGGAACAGTTGGAACCAATGGAAGTGGTACAATATTACGTCAACCGCTATCATCACGCCATGGAGGCACTCAACGTATTGCCCCCAAGCATCGAGCCACATGCATCCGGACATATCATCGAACAGATTCAACTCGTGAAAGAGATTCTCGATAACGGATATGCTTACGAAAGCAAGGGTTCGGTCTATTTTGACGTGCCCAAATATAATAAAGACCATCACTACGGCAAGCTTTCCGGCCGCAACATAGACGATTTGCTCAACACTACCCGTGAACTTGACGGGCAAGAAGAGAAACACAATTCAGCCGACTTTGCTTTGTGGAAGCGCGCACAACCGGAACATATCATGCGTTGGCCTTCGCCATGGAGCAATGGCTTCCCCGGCTGGCATTGCGAATGTACTGCTATGGGACGGAAGTACTTAGGCGACCATTTCGATATTCACGGCGGAGGTATGGACCTTGTGTTCCCTCACCACGAATGCGAGATAGCACAGTCCGTTGCCTCACAAGGAGATGACATGGTGCACTACTGGATGCACAACAACATGATCACCGTGAACGGCACCAAGATGGGAAAATCTTTGGGTAATTTCATCACACTCGATGAATTCTTTGCCGGCTCGCACGCTATGCTAACGCAAGCTTACAGTCCGATGACGATACGTTTCTTCATTCTTCAGGCACACTATCGCAGCACAGTCGACTTCAGCAACGAAGCCCTGCAAGCTTCTGATAAGGGATTGCAAAGATTGATGGAGGCCGTTGACGGATTGGATAAAATAAAAACCTCTGCTTCTTCGGACGTTGATGTGAAGAGCATCCGTGCTAAATGTTACGAGGCGATGAACGATGATCTGAACTCACCGATCGTTATCTCTCACCTGTTCGATGGTGCCAAGATCATCAACAACATTCTGGCCGGAAACAACACCATCTCCGAAGCAGACCTGGAAGAACTCAAAGCGGTATTCCACCTCTTCCTGTTCGACATTCTGGGATTGAAAGAAGAAGTTGGATCTTCCGACGGACGTGAAGCTGCCTATGGACGAGTAGTGGATATGTTGTTGGAACAGCGTATGAAAGCCAAGGCCAACAAAGATTGGGCTACTTCGGATCAGATCAGAAATGAACTGACAGCACTAGGCTTTGAGATTAAAGATACGAAAGACGGTCGATGCGAGTGGAGGCTGAATAAATAA